GAACATTCCGCCACAAATAGCAATGACCGTTCTCACCCAATGAGGCTGAAGCAGTTTCGCGCTAACGATCCACAGAAAGATGGTCAGAGCTATTACCGACGCAAAGGCAGTTGCTGCCATTAGCCAGGCATAGGTCGTTTTCAACGACTCCCCTCCTTCAACTATTTGGTGTCCAGCCACCTTGCCCGCTCAGGGTCGAAAGTGAACCTTTCATGCATAAAAATAGACGGCCAGCCACGTCGCCATGTAGCAGAACAGTAATCGATCAGTAGCGAACGGCCAGCAAGGGTGTGCGGGCGACATACCTCGGACGGCAGCATGCCAAGCCAGTCGCACTAGCCAGAGAGTGCCAGGGAGGCTAGCGAGCAGTTGCCATCGTGAAGGCGCGTGGTGCGACGAGCCGGTAAATACCTCACCGATGATTGCCGCCCCGCCGGCTAGAACAATCAACGCCGCGAAGATCCGTAACGGCCAGCGGACGGAGGCCTTTGCGTTCACGTTCGTCGAATGCATGGCATTGGGCGCACCTTTCACTGCTCTATCATCCTTGTCAAAGCACTAGGTACTTCGCAGTGTCCGCGTTAGGTCGAAAGCGGACCTGCACGGCATTAAAAAAACGGGGTCAGCGTGCGCTTCCTTCATTCTGCACACTTTAAGCCGCACCCTCGCACTTTTTACGCCTTCCGCTCGTCGGCTACGAGCCGCGAGTCTCTTGCTCAAGCTTTCCCAACATCTGCTCGCTATCAGCCTGGATGCTTCGCAGCTCGTCCCGGACGTTTGCTTCCTGTTGCGTGAGATCTCGTACGTCACCCACCAGCCTGCGGTAGGCCTGCAACGCGGCGGGCGGAAGGTAGATCTTCCCGTCCTGTTCCCTCGTTTTGCCAAGGTTGGCATCGGCCAGATCGAGGATCTCGGTGAAATCGGCATGAAGCTGCTGCTCGACGCGCTTGAAATTGCCCATGGCAGCGACGGCACGCGGCCGAGTTCTCGCCAGGCCGGCGAGCGCTTGCTCGCGCTCGCCTGGCGGGAGTCTGCTCAGCTCGTCTTTCGCCGCAGCCGACGTCTCGTCGTAGTCAGCAAACATCTGTTGCTGAATCTGAAAGTACTTTTCCAGACGCTCGCGACTGTCAGCGATCGATTCGGCTCGCACCAGAGAGGCCGGCCTCAAGGCGGTTTCGATATGCAGGGCGGCCATCTGGTCATGGCGTTCCTTGTTCCTGAGCAGCTGGTCATGCATCCGACCGGCAATGTTGCTCATGGCTTGCGGGAGACTCTGCGTGCCGTCCGCCCGGGAGCCTGGGGACTGCTGCGGCGGCGCCTGCGGGGAAATGGCGGTGGCATCGCCCCTTTCCTGCGCCTGGATGGCCACGACGGCCTCATGCAGTTGCTTCTTGTCGGCTGCGTCCCCGTGTTGGGACGAGGTGCCAAGGAAGGACAGGACGGAAAGGATCGGTACGCAGATGAGCATACTGCGGCGTGGCCGCCTGGCACCCAACAGACGCGAGATGCCGACGATCAGGCCCGGCCAGATGATGCATCCCCCCAGGGCCCAGCCCAGGGCTATTGGCACGTCACGCTTAACGAAGCCGTAGTAGCTGACGAAAATGGCCACGAAGTACAAAGCCATGCTCAGCGCAAAGGGGCCGACCGACACGTCGGGCGACGACCGCTTTGCCTCGCTGGCGGCGGGTCTACTTCCACCGAGTGGCGTTCGCGGGCTATCGGCAGTAGCCAGCTCTTGCATCGGCAAGCTGAAGCTTGGTGCCAGGGCATGCCCGCACGCACCACAGAACCGCTCGTCCCCCGTCACCTCTCCACAGTTCTCGCATTTCATGTCGCCCCCCATTGGCAACCGATGTCACTGTTCCAGCCATGGTGCGGTATCCGCCCCAACCGCTCGAAAGCTGGCACTGTCCTTAAAAATCATGGCGCTCCCTTCATCTTGCATGCCCTAACTTTCCGACGACAGGGCGGCGGCGGCCATTCCCATCGGCACGGCAAACCAACAGCAGGACCTTTCGCGCCACGCCGCCCGATGTTCAGGCGGCCGCCGCTGATGAGGGTTTGGACGTCGCGAGTTAGCCGTGCGGTGTCAACGTCGCAACATCTACGCCCTTCACTTGCGACATGGTCATGGTGAAAGCCGACAGCGCGTTGGCGCCCAGCAATAGTTCGCAGGACTGGCATGTCATGGCTTTGACCTTGTTGAGCTCCATCGGGCCCACCTTCAGGTGGTCGATCAGTATCTCCCTGGCGCCCACCACGCGACCGTCGGCAAGCTGCGCTTCGGCTTGCATACGTATCGTCTTGTAAGGAATCTTGGCGGCAGCAAGAAAGTCGTCGTTCACCACCACCGTGGTTGCGCCGGTATCCACCACAAAAGGATGAACGCCGGACTCGCCCACGCTGACCGGTGCGTAATAGGTATCCTGGAATTTCACCAGCCGCAGGGCTTGAACTTCCTGCGTGTTGCTCGACCCCAGATCATGAATGGCGGATTCGATCGCCATGCGATTGCCAAGGAACCGGGGTTCCCGCCCATGCTCGTCCAGATACTGATCGAACTCTGAAAGTAGCGTC
This genomic interval from Dyella japonica A8 contains the following:
- a CDS encoding zinc ribbon domain-containing protein, which produces MKCENCGEVTGDERFCGACGHALAPSFSLPMQELATADSPRTPLGGSRPAASEAKRSSPDVSVGPFALSMALYFVAIFVSYYGFVKRDVPIALGWALGGCIIWPGLIVGISRLLGARRPRRSMLICVPILSVLSFLGTSSQHGDAADKKQLHEAVVAIQAQERGDATAISPQAPPQQSPGSRADGTQSLPQAMSNIAGRMHDQLLRNKERHDQMAALHIETALRPASLVRAESIADSRERLEKYFQIQQQMFADYDETSAAAKDELSRLPPGEREQALAGLARTRPRAVAAMGNFKRVEQQLHADFTEILDLADANLGKTREQDGKIYLPPAALQAYRRLVGDVRDLTQQEANVRDELRSIQADSEQMLGKLEQETRGS